The following coding sequences are from one Cyprinus carpio isolate SPL01 chromosome A24, ASM1834038v1, whole genome shotgun sequence window:
- the LOC109092099 gene encoding uncharacterized protein LOC109092099: MEPAGDPGHNGGQAVVGGRRVGQRNGRGQAPLLRGGCGPRLRGVGERGRRQGHGPRQRQQQHRVSNEIRAIVVDHVINHGMTMTEAATMIQPNLRRSTVASIIRTSRNENRIVTRPNSGGRGLILTDQQEQAVVDLVRARNDIRLTEIRQYILDNEDMFSNVGSISLPTIAHILKRHQVSIKQLYRVPFERNADRVKQMRTEYVQRVMELDADDDHHKLIYLDEAGFNLAKTRRRGRNFIGQRATIQVPGQRGANITMCAAISEDGVVGRRPQIGPYNAALLVTSLEELDQVCRAEGVTYVTVWDNVRFHRAHVVQAWFQAHAQFTTLYLPHTLPSLTRLRNFSPHGDGRFMIGRF, from the exons ATGGAGCCAGCAGGTGATCCAGGTCACAATGGAGGTCAAGCAGTGGTGGGAGGAAGACGTGTTGGTCAAAGGAATGGCAGGGGACAGGCCCCACTTCTGAGAGGTGGTTGTGGGCCTCGTTTGAGAGGTGTGGGGGAACGTGGCAGAAGACAAGGCCACGGACCAAGACAGCGGCAGCAACAGCATAGAGTATCCAATGAAATTCGGGCAATAGTTGTAGACCATGTCATAAATCATGGCATGACAATGACTGAGGCGGCTACAATGATACAACCAAACCTCAGAAGGTCAACCGTGGCCTCAATAATCAGAACTTCCCGCAATGAGAACCG AATTGTGACCAGGCCAAATAGTGGAGGCAGAGGCTTAATTCTAACTGACCAACAAGAGCAGGCTGTGGTCGATTTGGTTCGGGCCAGAAATGATATTCGCCTTACAGAAATTCGCCAGTATATCTTGGACAATGAAGACATGTTCAGCAATGTGGGATCCATAAGTTTGCCGACTATTGCACACATACTGAAAAGGCACCAGGTATCTATAAAACAACTATACCGTGTGCCTTTCGAAAGAAATGCAGACAGAGTGAAGCAAATGAGGACTGAGTATGTTCAG agggtgatggagctggatgCTGATGATGACCATCACAAATTGATATATTTGGATGAGGCAGGTTTTAATCTGGCCAAGACAAGGAGGAGAGGTCGGAATTTCATCGGCCAGCGGGCAACCATCCAAGTACCTGGACAACGTGGGGCCAACATTACCATGTGTGCGGCTATATCAGAAGATGGTGTGGTGGGACGCAGACCTCAAATTGGACCATATAATGCAGCTCTCCTTGTCACCTCTCTTGAGGAGCTCGATCAGGTTTGTAGAGCTGAAGGTGTGacctatgtcactgtgtgggacaATGTCAGGTTCCATCGTGCTCATGTGGTGCAAGCATGGTTTCAGGCCCATGCACAATTTACCACCCTGTATTTACCCCATACTCTCCCTTCCTTAACCCGATTGAGGAATTTTTCTCCGCATGGAGATGGAAGGTTCATGATAGGCAGGTTTTAG